One genomic segment of Brassica napus cultivar Da-Ae chromosome A3, Da-Ae, whole genome shotgun sequence includes these proteins:
- the LOC106441001 gene encoding probable protein phosphatase 2C 58: MAGREILHKMKAGICGAAPDMGRGKSKMWKNITHGFHFIKGKSNHPMEDYVVSEFKKVDGHELGLFAIFDGHLGHDVAKYLQTNLFDNILQEKEFWSDTESAIRSAYRSTDAVILQQSLKLGKGGSTAVTGILIDGQKLVVANVGDSRAVMSKNGVAHQLSVDHEPSKERKDIEKRGGFVSNIPGDVPRVDGQLAVARAFGDKSLKIHLSSEPDITHQAIDEQTEFIVFASDGIWKVMSNQEAVDVIKSVKDPQAAAKHLIEVAISKKSKDDISCIVVKFH, encoded by the exons ATGGCAGGCAGGGAAATTCTCCATAAGATGAAG GCTGGGATCTGCGGAGCAGCTCCTGACATGGGAAGAGGCAAAAGCAAGATGTGGAAGAACATCACTCACGGTTTCCACTTTATCAAGGGCAAATCAAACCATCCCATGGAGGACTACGTAGTATCCGAATTCAAGAAAGTCGACGGCCACGAACTTGGTTTGTTTGCCATCTTTGATGGTCACTTGGGTCATGATGTTGCCAAGTACTTGCAGACTAATCTCTTTGACAACATTCTTCAAGAg AAGGAGTTTTGGAGTGACACGGAGAGTGCTATAAGAAGCGCTTACAGATCAACAGACGCAGTGATACTTCAGCAGTCTCTCAAGCTTGGTAAAGGCGGGTCAACGGCTGTAACGGGGATTCTAATCGATGGTCAGAAGCTAGTGGTTGCTAACGTTGGAGACTCGAGGGCGGTGATGTCCAAGAACGGCGTTGCGCATCAGCTCTCGGTTGATCATGAGCCAAGCAAGGAGAGGAAAGATATAGAGAAGCGAGGTGGCTTTGTATCAAACATTCCAG GGGATGTTCCACGTGTAGATGGACAGTTGGCGGTTGCGAGAGCGTTTGGAGATAAGAGCTTGAAGATACATCTGAGCTCAGAGCCGGATATTACGCACCAAGCAATTGATGAGCAGACTGAGTTCATCGTTTTCGCGAGTGATGGTATCTGGAAG GTAATGTCGAACCAAGAAGCGGTTGATGTGATCAAGAGTGTTAAAGATCCGCAAGCAGCAGCAAAGCACTTGATAGAGGTAGCTATATCTAAGAAGAGCAAAGACGACATCTCCTGTATCGTTGTCAAGTTTCACTAG
- the LOC106395865 gene encoding protein ARABIDOPSIS THALIANA ANTHER 7 produces MKIHRAIILVTLLALIKTAVSQLQSIEQCREVFDSFMPCMGFVEGIFEQPSPQCCRGVSHLNNVVKFKTPGSRKNEQGTGQLERVCECIEMMGKSDHLPFLASAINNLPPLCSLSLSFPISVGMDCSQFRNMKELDAEKVN; encoded by the exons ATGAAGATACATCGTGCCATAATCCTGGTGACACTCTTGGCTTTGATCAAGACCGCCGTTTCCCAACTTCAATCGATTGAGCAGTGCAGAGAGGTGTTCGACAGTTTCATGCCGTGCATGGGCTTCGTCGAGGGAATCTTCGAGCAACCTTCTCCACAATGCTGTAGAGGCGTGAGCCACTTGAACAATGTCGTCAAGTTCAAGACTCCA GGATCGAGGAAGAATGAGCAGGGGACTGGACAGTTAGAGAGAGTATGCGAATGCATAGAGATGATGGGAAAATCAGATCATCTTCCTTTTCTGGCATCCGCCATCAACAATCTTCCTCCCCTTTGTTCTCTTTCGCTCAGCTTTCCTATCTCTGTTGGAATGGACTGTTCTCA GTTTAGAAACATGAAGGAACTCGACGCTGAAAAAGTAAACTAG
- the LOC106392799 gene encoding uncharacterized protein LOC106392799: MISLRICVEFCAIKEKFSLTLSDLLPKTCGARRLTRRSFLLQSLVMEDSLQLSLKSMKLVDDEEPLTLPDSPRFRVFDENLTSLLGMLLNPDCQPMAKMIDYMPTAWRVYGRVRGIALSRDRHIPTKFFTTDTMFKLASEVGKVEKIAYDPKFSLTKDYIRALITFDTEKPAKATRKLTVKKDGTTVTIEFEYERIHKRCFHFLCITHEKVRCPLLRRGATRQDPNISAPMSRVQDIEERVESSHRNPPMEGPPGFPPLFPELPPQEQKAAMLYISHADATERQARIMRVRQAISDQDQTHVATLTKFTANLEKGFVGSQELAVTTGFQIGLSSTTPSSGDSITPKQQRRRPPSWKRKAQAGKGASPSNRISKSSAPQLESSGKRKTDAISMSPSKKLSTPTTNSVASSLKPLLPQ; encoded by the exons ATGATTTCATTGCGTATCTGTGTGGAATTCTGCGCTATCAAAGAGAAATTCTCTTTGACTCTTTCTGACTTGCTCCCTAAGACTTGCGGTGCTAGACGGCTCACTCGCCGTTCCTTCCTTCTGCAGTCGTTAGTGATGGAAGATTCTCTGCAACTTAGCTTGAAATCTATGAAACTGGTGGATGACGAAGAACCCCTCACACTTCCTGATAGCCCGAGATTCAGGGTTTTCGATGAGAACTTGACGAGTCTGCTGGGGATGTTACTGAACCCGGATTGTCAACCAATGGCTAAAATGATTGATTATATGCCGACCGCTTGGCGTGTGTATGGTAGAGTCAGAGGCATAGCATTGTCTCGTGATAG GCACATACCGACGAAGTTCTTCACAACTGATACCATGTTCAAGCTTGCTTCTGAAGTGGGTAAAGTGGAAAAGATAGCTTATGATCCTAAATTTTCACTTACTAAGGATTATATCAGAGCGTTGATTACCTTTGATACTGAGAAGCCAGCCAAAGCCACTCGGAAGTTGACAGTGAAGAAAGATGGAACAACGGTTACTATTGAATTCGAATATGAGCGAATTCACAAGCGGTGCTTTCACTTCCTTTGCATTACGCATGAAAAGGTCAGATGTCCTCTGTTGAGACGAGGCGCAACGAGGCAGGATCCAAATATTTCTGCTCCTATGAGTAGAGTGCAAGACATTGAGGAAAGGGTTGAAAGTAGTCACAGAAATCCTCCTATGGAAGGCCCTCCAGGCTTCCCTCCGTTGTTTCCAGAACTCCCTCCGCAAGAACAGAAAGCTGCTATGCTGTACATCTCCCATGCTGACGCTACAGAGAGACAAGCGAGAATCATGAGAGTGCGCCAGGCTATCTCAGACCAAGACCAAACCCACGTCGCTACACTAACGAAGTTTACTGCAAACCTAGAGAAGG GATTTGTTGGCTCGCAGGAGCTAGCGGTCACTACGGGCTTTCAGATTGGTCTGTCTTCTACGACGCCATCTTCCGGTGACAGTATTACTCCTAAGCAGCAGAGACGTAGACCTCCTTCCTGGAAACGTAAAGCTCAAGCTGGTAAAGGAGCTTCTCCTAGCAACCGAATCTCTAAGTCTTCAGCGCCACAATTGGAGAGTAGTGGTAAACGTAAGACTGATGCGATTTCTATGTCTCCCTCCAAGAAACTCTCTACTCCAACAACTAATTCGGTGGCTTCCAGTCTGAAGCCGCTGCTCCCCCAATGA